The segment GGCCTTTTGAAAAAAGGTAAGACTGAGAAAATTAGACTTTATAATAAAATATTAGATTACACAATCTCAATACTGGATGAAGGCAAACAAATAGGTCCTTTAAAAAGTCGAATGGAAAAAATTATTTACCTTGGAAGTACTGATTCGTCACCTTGGATTTGGTTTATTAATGAATCCAACAATGATATTATTGAAAAACATTTCAAAACACTCTTTCAAAACGAACTAGCAGCAGGGACTGACCCTGAACCAATATTGGTCATGCCTGATGAAAAGACACAAAAAACTTTACAATATAGCTTTGAACTTTTAACCTTATTATTGCCTGATTTATCAAAGAATGTCTTACCCCATGTTCAAATGATCGCAATCGTAGATACACTAGGTAATCGTGAAAACTTATTTGAAAGTGCTTCTACCAACGACATTCCAAGTACTATATTCCTCTCACGTTTAGTTGTAGATAATCCTATTAAGACTGCTGAGGCTATACTTCACGAATCCTTACACAAAAAATATGCCGACCTATTACTAATCAAACCTATATTAAGGCCAGGATATTCAGCTCAAACGTCACGTCCTATATATATCACTTGGCGGGATACCTATTGGCCGGTGGACCGTGTTTTAGCCGCTTTTCATGTATACACTTATCTAGGATTGTACTATTTACAAACTATTAGGAAGCATGAGTTTCTCTCTCCTGAGCTGCGAAAAGAGAACGAAAAAGCCACATTATATAAACATTTGTTTCAAGCGCTTGATAAAGGTTTCTATTTAGGTGATCAGTTAATTCGAGAGGGTAAGGAAGAGCTGGGATCAGAGGGTAAAAACTTTGTTCGGTGGTTATATGAGCAACTTGACAAAATAAATAAGTTAAGCAGAAGTGCAGCATTCACTGAATGATGACTAAAATTCATAGGTAGATTATAAAAACTGCCTCGACTGAGTCCCAACCTATGAATGGATTAGCTAGATTATGGAAGATTTGTGTGGCTATAAGTCCATCTTTACGAATAGCTGAAAAAAGATTTTGAATTTAATAAAACCTTTAAGCAACCATTCCAAATAGTTGGTGGATAAACTTCACTTGATTTTGGACAGTCTGATCCCGTTAAACAAGTTGCCGTTTTTTTACTATATGCATAGCTTCTATTCGAGAAATAATGGATTTAGCTGTGCGAAAGGATTTCAATTCTAACATTGAACGAACTCGCTTTTTAATAAATCGATGATCTTGTTCGACGATGTTATTAAAATATTTTACTTACCCGTGGTGCTAGATAAACTTGAGCAAGCATAAAAATAGCCCTTGCTGGCGGATCTCCTGTAGAATGAAAGTGCGACCTGCCATTCGAAAGGAGAATCCCCATGCAAGAGCACTTTCATTTTACTACAGATCGAGCCAAGATTCAAAAGCAATATGCCGCCATTTTCGTTTTTGTTTCTGCTCAACTTTCATGCATTCAGGTGCATCTTCATCGTCGAAATCGCCATTTGGTCAAGCAAGAGGACGCTGTCATCATCGCCATTCATCTTTTAGGAAAGCTGCTCGGTTTTACTTCTGAACGGGCGTGGCATCGTTTTGTCACGGGAAATTTGTTCACAAACGGCTCGTTTCTTGAACGCTCCCGATACAACCGCCGTTGCCGGGCGCTTGGCTTCGCTATCAAATGGATCGCCGTCGTGAGCAAAACGCGGCCAACATCATGCCTATGCCGTCGTGGACAGCTTGCCGCTCCCATTGTGCCATACGGCAAGAATGCATCGCGTCAAACGGTTTCAAGAGATCGCCGACATCGGGTATTGCGCTTCCAAAAAACAATGGTACTACGGGTTGAAGCTGCACCTTCAAGTGACCGATCAAGGGCTGCCAATGGGGTATGTGGTGACGGAAGCATCTTGCCACGATCGAATCGCAGCCGAAAGCGTGATGACCCAAATTCCCCGCCCGTATAACTTTGGGGACAAAGGATTCATTAGCCGTGACTTGCAAAAAAGGCTGTACGAAGAATACCAAATGGCGCTTTGGACTCCGTCTCGAAAAAACCAGAAACATCGTGCGTCTGAGACATGGGAGCAGTGGATCCAACAAAAACGCAAAGTGATCGAGACGGTGTTCTCGGTTCTGGTTGACCACTATCGCATCACGGGGATCCGAGCCAATTCGATTATCGGATTTGAAGTGGCACTAGACGGTATATTGTTAGCTTATTCCCTGGTTACACTTGGGCTAGTTGAGCGCTAAAGCTCAACTAGCACCACGGGTTAAAAATAAGATGGCAATGCTGAACGTGAGCGCCACTTCCTGATCGAACCATCCAAACAATTGTTTTAACGGATTGGTGAAATTGCTCCACGCATAAACAGACCCAATCGAAATATGAATGCCGACAGCCGATAACGCAATGAGCCAA is part of the [Flavobacterium] thermophilum genome and harbors:
- a CDS encoding oxalate/formate antiporter family transporter; this encodes MKNRWLIALSAVGIHISIGSVYAWSNFTNPLKQLFGWFDQEVALTFSIAILFLTRGAS